The Brassica oleracea var. oleracea cultivar TO1000 chromosome C7, BOL, whole genome shotgun sequence sequence CAAAACTCCGGTGACGGCGGAGGAAGTTCTAGAAGACTTTCCCGGTCACGTTTTGTTAGACTCCGAATCCGTTAAGCACTACGGTGCCCGAGCCAAACCACTTGAGGTCACTTTTATTACATTTCTTCTTCGTATTACTAAAATAGAAAATAATTAAAGAACTAATGCATTTGGTTTTGTTGGGTGCAGGCGAAGCAGAGGTTAGAGGCGAAGCGGTTGTATTTCGTGGTGGAGCCGGTGAAGGAGTGTCCACCACCAAGGAAGGTAAGATCGGGAATTCACATGAATGCCAAGGAGAGGCTTGAGCACCTCATGCTTACTCGGAGATCCTCTTCTGATCTCTCCATACTCAAACCCTCAGGAGGATGGACGACGACGAAGGAGGAAGAGGATGAAGGAGGAGCGGTGAGGGTGAAGCTGAGGATTCCCAAGGCGGAGTTGGAAAGACTCGTTAAGGAAGGAGCCACGGAGTTGGAGGCCACCCATAAGATCGCCTCGCTCTTTATGGCCAAACACAGCCACGAGGAAGCGAGTAAGAATGCGCTCCGACTTGGTCATGATGAGCCAGCCGCCACTATAGCCACCGACACAAGAGGAGTCAAATCTCGTCTGGTGAGTAGTTTTGTTTCTCGATTTGTTTTTTTTTTCCGTGTGCATATTAAAATAGGCATACATATGCTTGAACATACAATCTAGTTTTTTTTTTTCAAAAAGAACATCAATAATTATTTGCATAAACACATTTGAATTAATAAACAAAATAAATTATAGAATACAAAAAGTCATTAAATATAATAAAATTGATTCTAAAATTTAAGATATCGTCTAATTTCTATAATAAAATTACAACTATAGAAGGAATAATTTAAGGAATGGCATACAGTTTTGAATATGATAACATTGTTTATTGAAAATAGTTAGCTTTTCATCGGAAAAATCGGAGCAGGTAGAAATACCTTTGGTCAAATTTTGCATGCTACTTTTAACACACTTGCGCATTTTTAAAACATGATTCTTACTTCAAAAAAAAAGAACAAGGCTTGATATTCCTGAGATAACAATGTTGAAATTTTTGATTTACAGAAACGAGTGAGTTTCATGGCGGAAAGAGCAGGAAGCGAGATCACTGTTGCTTGAAGTTGCACCAATCTATATATTCTAAACATAACCGCTTCCCAACGTTTCTGCATTTCTTTGTACATAAAAAGCAGAGAGAGTTTTGAGAGAGAGCTAATGAACACTATGTAGCTAAACCTTATATTATATTTTAGAAAAATAAAATAACGTTTTATCTTTATTATTGATTCTCTATTTCGTGGAAAAGAGAAGATGCTCGTTTCTCTTAACTTCTATGCTCGTTTCGTCCTTCTTCTGGACTCAAGTGCCAACTCTGTATCGATCTTCAGAGATATGTCCAACGCATTAACCGAATGCGTCAGGGCTCCACTGAATTAACACTTCTCTCAGTTTTCATCCCAGGAAAAAAGCCAAAACTTGTATTATAGAAAACACCTTTGAAAGTGTTCTTAAGAACTAATCTGCTAATGAATCTGTCCGTACTTGTGTACTGTCTCTATTGAACCACAACGACGAAACTGTTTGAATCAAGATCCAGACTCGCTGATACACTCTCTGACGAACTCGACGACGTAAGTAAGTAAGTAAGAAAATTGAGTTTGTAGAATAATAGAGATAAGAAGAAGAATGCGGAAAAGATAAAAGATGGACGCAAGAAATTGTTTACCCAGTGGTTCACCTAGAATGGTTACGTCCACTGGGGCCTGGCAAGAGGCAATCCACTATAATCTCGAGTACAAGAATATAGAACCTCTCTTTCTCTCACAACCAAAGCTCACAAACCAAGCTAGGTCTTTTCTTGACGTCAAGAGAAAGAGTACACACGAGCTCCTCTTATATAGTAGGAGTCTATTAGGTTAACCTAGTTGGATTAGGGCATTCGCCCCTTTCCATAAACCTATTAGAAAATATTCCAAAATACTTGCAACTTCCATAACTCCATGAAAGTAATATTTCCAGGATCCTGCCGACTTCCATATCTCCATAAAAGTGACATTTCCTTTTTCCTAACATGACGTCCTTGTCTTGGTTTAAGTTATTCAATCTTGTTTGATTTCCATCACCAAATCCTGACGCAGTCGATGACGGATTCTCTGACGTAGCCACTGATGAATCCCAACAAACTCCACCTTGATGACATCAAACATGATCCACTACTTAGGTTAATCAAACTCGTGTTTTGCCAGGCGATGCCGAATGCTCCTCAGTGTTGGGACATCCCACGGAAGTCCACCGCTTCCTCAAACTTCTTAATCGGAACAACCTTGGTTAATATATCAGCATGATTCTTAGAATTACAGATCTTCTTCACACTTACATCACCTTGAGCGATAATATCCCTGATGAAGTGCATCTTTCTGCTGATGTGCTTAGTCCTCTCATGATACACATTGTTCTTGGCTAGACACAATGCACTTTAAGAGTCACACGATATCTCCACCGTGTCTTGCTTGAATCCAAGCTCCTCCGCTAAGCCCCTTAACCACATTCCTTCTTTGACCGCTTCAACCAGCGCCATATACTCTGCTTCAATCGTTGACAGAGCCACTACACTTTGTAGACTTGATCTCCAGCTGATTGTATTACCACCAGCCATGAAAACATAACCTGAGATCGACCTTCTCTTGTCCAAAGCTGAAGCAAAATCA is a genomic window containing:
- the LOC106304702 gene encoding uncharacterized protein At1g66480-like: MGNSLGGKKTTKIMKIDGETFKLKTPVTAEEVLEDFPGHVLLDSESVKHYGARAKPLEAKQRLEAKRLYFVVEPVKECPPPRKVRSGIHMNAKERLEHLMLTRRSSSDLSILKPSGGWTTTKEEEDEGGAVRVKLRIPKAELERLVKEGATELEATHKIASLFMAKHSHEEASKNALRLGHDEPAATIATDTRGVKSRLKRVSFMAERAGSEITVA